A stretch of Triticum aestivum cultivar Chinese Spring chromosome 1D, IWGSC CS RefSeq v2.1, whole genome shotgun sequence DNA encodes these proteins:
- the LOC123181705 gene encoding GATA transcription factor 2: MASEWEMAMGVELGMGMGSYHNASNVHAAPMGHQAGGYAAAAHHFYGIQPMRDANMRVDELLDFPTAGAHDFFPAAPDNALHHHHHLGAGVGELSATTPSATSSDHQTSMLSFADEFYIPSEEAAELEWLSKFVDDSYSDMPNYSSAAHAAMAAANAANNGGGSSAGQDSCVTAVPGRGARSKRSRASAAAAAAWHSLMPHPPSQPSPSSSCSSSDFPSSTTARPSGSNCGGRGKKHGPVAGAEVGLVEGGVRRCTHCASEKTPQWRTGPLGPKTLCNACGVRFKSGRLVPEYRPAASPTFLLTQHSNSHRKVMELRRQKELVLIRGSHRLDAAAAAGPGPGVTVKPELMFHDYGIC; this comes from the exons ATGGCGTCGGAGTGGGAAATGGCCATGGGCGTGGAGCTCGGCATGGGAATGGGCTCGTACCACAACGCCTCCAACGTCCACGCCGCGCCCATGGGCCACCAGGCCGGCGGCTACGCCGCGGCTGCTCACCATTTCTACGGGATTCAGCCCATGCGCGACGCCAACATGCGCGTGGATGAGCTTCTGGACTTCCCCACCGCGGGCGCCCACGACTTCTTCCCCGCCGCGCCGGACAAcgcgctccaccaccaccaccacctcggcGCCGGCGTGGGCGAACTGTCGGCCACCACCCCGTCCGCCACGTCGTCGGATCACCAGACGTCCATGCTCTCCTTCGCCGACGAGTTCTACATACCT AGCGAGGAAGCTGCGGAGCTCGAATGGCTATCCAAGTTCGTGGACGACTCCTACTCGGACATGCCGAATTACTCATCGGCCGCGCATGCGGCAATGGCGGCGGCTAACGCGGCGAACAACGGCGGTGGCAGCTCGGCTGGTCAAGACAGCTGCGTCACAGCGGTGCCAGGCCGCGGAGCGCGAAGCAAGCGGTCGCGCGCgagcgccgcggccgccgccgcatgGCACTCCCTCATGCCGCACCCGCCTTCGCAGCCATCGCCCTCGTCCTCGTGTTCATCGTCCGACTTCCCGTCCTCAACGACGGCACGACCTAGCGGCTCCAACTGCGGCGGTCGCGGCAAGAAGCATGGACCCGTTGCCGGCGCGGAGGTGGGCCTGGTGGAGGGCGGCGTGCGGCGCTGCACGCACTGCGCGTCGGAGAAGACGCCGCAGTGGCGAACGGGGCCCCTGGGGCCCAAGACGCTGTGCAACGCGTGCGGTGTGCGGTTCAAGTCTGGACGGCTGGTGCCGGAGTACCGGCCGGCGGCAAGCCCCACGTTCCTGCTGACACAGCACTCCAACTCTCACCGCAAGGTCATGGAGCTGCGCCGCCAGAAGGAGCTCGTTCTCATCCGCGGCAGCCACCgtctggacgcggcggcggcggctggccccGGCCCCGGGGTGACCGTGAAGCCGGAGCTCATGTTCCATGACTACGGCATATGTTGA